One Armigeres subalbatus isolate Guangzhou_Male unplaced genomic scaffold, GZ_Asu_2 Contig1491, whole genome shotgun sequence genomic region harbors:
- the LOC134202880 gene encoding uncharacterized protein LOC134202880 isoform X2: MQPVNIDSNYLKFIPNQQVSVPDPIAMQLMADVEHQIVDHQLLSMPLLIAEENSPTEAQEDDKAGDQQQANIEHQMDNEQSVESEIPADGQQLLHREEHRTAENQEFDENQSPNTNQKQQQNTDIELQKSSKKHASSEMKFRFFEINWNKISDSIIKKLTNIQQFKTNHQDDPIPASLRLTKTDTTSLVNNIVDQLRIIDSEIKANVMEVVARQLLSKYPCLELVDDDGCGNGMSYVIFKHKMINHNNYLNRFKDSSEQKDTANHKGRNVRAGTLKVYWSTTKKDCEKDILSKLRRDEPELLTNELLAASQAYIRYQLSESKHLGNLLAEYPVFRRRSLLNYHFVQATGVNVDDLRKYYCMKRAKIISYSSTSDRNISKLSNECCDLEIFGYLARLVGENINDLILKKEIGTRIDEIHLESTGPLVVSVDLGEKAYMYYVYADHTRVTEGTKDIICAMQDIMCTYYVHNYKYLKPVSKLLELIQQYFLKITPSTASKSNAYRVGNQQRVVRRVIDALAKHECDASGSK, from the exons ATGCAGCCAGTTAATATTGACTCCaattatttgaaattcataCCCAACCAACAAGTATCTGTTCCGGATCCGATCGCTATGCAGCTTATGGCCGATGTAGAGCATCAAATCGTCGATCATCAACTACTTTCAATGCCGTTGTTGATTGCTGAGGAAAATTCACCGACGGAAGCCCAAGAGGATGATAAAGCAGGTGATCAACAACAGGCGAATATCGAACATCAGATGGACAATGAGCAATCAGTAGAGAGTGAAATACCGGCTGATGGACAGCAACTCTTGCATCGTGAAGAGCATAGAACAGCGGAAAATCAAGAGTTTGATGAAAATCAGTCCCCTAATACAAATCAGAAACAACAACAGAATACAGATAtcgaattgcaaaaaagttccAAAAAGCACGCATCATCCGAAATGAAATTTCGTTTTTTCGAAATTAATTGGAATAAGATAAGCGACAGTATAATCAAGAAGCTAACCAACATACAGCAGTTTAAAACCAATCATCAAGACGATCCCATTCCAGCATCACTACGATTGACCAAAACTGATACCACGAGTTTGGTAAACAACATAGTTGATCAGTTGCGTATTATCGATTCGGAAATCAAAGCAAATGTGATGGAAGTGGTAGCTAGACAGTTGTTGTCTAAATATCCGTGTCTCGAGCTTGTAGACGACGATGGGTGTGGAAATGGTATGAGTTATGTGATTTTCAAACATAAGATGATAaatcacaacaattacctcaaTCGTTTCAAAGATTCCTCTGAACAGAAAGATACAGCTAACCATAAGGGTCGTAACGTAAGAGCTGGAACTCTGAAAGTTTATTGGTCAACTACAAAAAAAGATTGCGAAAAGGATATTTTGTCAAAACTTCGCCGTGACGAACCTGAGCTTCTAACGAATGAGCTTCTTGCGGCATCTCAAGCGTATATAAGATACCAGCTGAGCGAAAGTAAACATCTTGGCAACTTGCTGGCCGAGTATCCTGTGTTCAGAAGGAGAAGTTTGcttaattatcattttgttcaaGCAACAGGCGTTAACGTTGACGATCTGCGCAAGTATTACTGCATGAAACGTGCGAAAATAATCAGTTATTCAAGCACTTCCGAtcgaaacatttcaaaattgagtAACGAGTGCTGCGATTTGGAAATATTTGGATACCTGGCCAGACTTGTGGGAGAGAACATaaatgatttgattttgaaGAAAGAG ATTGGAACACGCATCGatgaaattcatttggaatcaACGGGTCCTTTGGTGGTATCTGTAG ATTTGGGAGAAAAAGCCTACATGTATTACGTATATGCAGATCATACTCGAGTTACGGAAGGCACCAAGGACATAATTTGTGCAATGCAGGATATTATGTGCACGTACTACGTTCACAATTATAAGTACCTGAAACCAGTATCAAAACTCCTGGAGCtgattcaacaatattttttgaaaataacacCTTCTACTGCTTCAAAATCGAATGCCTACCGTGTTGGCAACCAACAACGTGTTGTACGGCGAGTGATCGATGCCCTGGCGAAGCATGAATGTGATGCTAGTGGTTCAAAATAG
- the LOC134202877 gene encoding uncharacterized protein LOC134202877: protein MAAEKKILLSSYSRMMDSIESRAKKLLIYVRSFDSEKQDKSLLEDKLQSVYEMRSFFHETEAKLYGLLKEDEVEEWKMTSEQVEDTLDEIRHLIRSKLREIDPPKPVTAQISQPTPQVPHPKLPDIPLPRYNGQLEDWISFKNQFNALVKRREGLSESEKLFYLKAAIQDGAARHVQSPEDSFASLWKALCSEFENKRILVDKHIAQLFQVDIDRIPANMSLADPSFNRSRRIDMLLGIQIFNELFTGQTYLIPDDHMFWCKETIFGWVFGGAVNEQEAEQSSSNICAVVTNEALSEQIAKFWEAESIPESRHLTEDEQAAERSFKETCRRLPNGRYEVGLPVKNDIAELGDSESMALRRFVQVERRLIFNPTVYDQYREFMADYHEQEHMIKINEETDGAYFMPHHAVFNPTSTTTKTRVVFDASAVTTRGTSLNDHLYVGPVIQRKSQMAAGFLASSSGSVLEVYQLATVTYGTACAPFLATRVLKQLCEDESERFPLASKAGTEDYNMDDLLSGADTLEEALAMQSEFREMMAVGGFVLHKWASNHPAVLQSVPNSSAEQVVFFEDETTTRALGLTWQPRNDVFITKLHEIQFHTGQPTKRSVYSDIAKLYDPLGLLGPLIFLAKVRLQRLWHLKVDWDEILNNEETVSWESFRNQIIHMGEISIPRCVLPYNSSPLIELHGFCDASDLGYGACAYIRSMDDRHECSVILLTSKSRDPTHQNAKPTTARLELCGALVLARLISNITQNLSISFSRITLWSDSTTVLSWIRTDPGRLKIFVCNRVIEIQNLTHNMEWRYVNTLDNPADVLSRGLLPSEIRSCEKWWKGPPFLCNVDKQWPCQVQNTPAEQLPETKNSIINLTVTDPPVLFRLFEIEKESRFTVLRVGGRIRHATLPVDQKHPMVLPPGHPFTLALIRSYHVEMLHAPQQMLLAALRRRFWVLHGRSSVRRVIRKCVTCFKAKPVPMQQLMGDLPKYRLEGSYPFLNTGVDFCGPIYIRQHNKRSTVTYKAYVAVFVCFATRAIHLELVGDLTADAFIAALQRFISRRGKCAKLFSDNGLNFVGSKNKLREMYKMFQSQQLKTGLHNFCVKSVIEWHMIPPSAPHFGGLWEAGVRSAKYHLKRITGTANMTFEEYTTVLTRIEALLNSRPITALSEDPCDVSPLTPGHFLVGRPLTDIAEPDLTDRKQTTLSRWQRHSQMVQHFWARWSNDYITTLQHRNKWTKSLPVIPGQLVIIREDNQPPMAWKIGRIEHVFLGADGWVRVADVQSGGKLVRRPITKLCLIPIDENNVQPDKGLHEGDNDDER, encoded by the exons ATGGCCGCTGAGAAGAAAATCCTTTTGTCCTCGTATTCACGTATGATGGACAGCATTGAGTCCCGTGCAAAAAAGCTGTTAATTTATGTGCGTTCGTTTGATTCCGAGAAGCAAGACAAATCTCTTCTCGAAGACAAGCTACAGTCAGTTTATGAGATGCGTTCTTTTTTCCACGAGACAGAGGCCAAGCTTTATGGACTGTTGAAAGAAGATGAGGTAGAAGAGTGGAAAATGACCAGTGAACAAGTTGAAGACACTCTCGACGAGATCCGCCATCTTATTCGCAGTAAACTCCGTGAGATTGACCCACCCAAGCCAGTTACCGCGCAAATATCGCAGCCAACCCCCCAAGTACCTCATCCCAAACTGCCGGATATCCCCCTTCCCCGATACAATGGCCAGTTGGAAGATTGGATCAGTTTTAAAAATCAGTTCAATGCCCTTGTGAAACGTCGTGAAGGTCTTTCGGAAAGCGAGAAATTGTTCTACCTCAAGGCTGCCATACAAGATGGTGCAGCACGCCATGTTCAGTCACCAGAAGACTCATTTGCGTCTCTTTGGAAAGCGCTTTGTTCTGAGTTTGAGAACAAAAGGATTCTGGTGGACAAGCACATTGCCCAGTTGTTCCAG GTAGATATCGATCGGATTCCAGCAAATATGAGTTTGGCAGACCCTTCCTTCAATCGATCGCGACGAATCGATATGCTGCTGGGAatccaaattttcaatgaacTGTTCACCGGTCAAACATACTTGATACCAGATGATCACATGTTTTGGTGCAAAGAAACTATTTTCGGTTGGGTTTTTGGCGGAGCAGTAAACGAGCAGGAAGCAGAGCAATCTTCCTCGAATATATGCGCAGTTGTGACCAATGAGGCATTGAGCGAGCAGATAGCAAAATTTTGGGAAGCGGAATCCATTCCCGAGTCAAGACATTTGACTGAAGATGAGCAAGCTGCAGAACGGAGCTTCAAGGAAACATGTCGGAGGCTTCCGAATGGGCGATATGAGGTAGGACTACCAGTCAAGAACGATATTGCGGAACTAGGTGACAGTGAATCAATGGCATTACGTAGATTCGTGCAAGTTGAGCGAAGGTTGATCTTCAATCCAACCGTTTATGATCAGTACAGAGAATTTATGGCAGATTACCACGAGCAAGAGCATATGATCAAGATAAACGAAGAGACCGACGGCGCGTACTTTATGCCGCATCATGCAGTGTTCAACCCGACAAGCACTACTACGAAGACGCGGGTGGTTTTTGATGCGTCCGCTGTTACCACGAGAGGAACATCTTTGAACGATCATCTCTATGTTGGCCCAGTAATACAACGAAA ATCGCAAATGGCAGCAGGTTTTTTGGCGTCCTCATCCGGAAGTGTTTTGGAGGTGTATCAATTGGCAACCGTCACCTATGGCACTGCTTGTGCGCCCTTTCTAGCGACACGTGTGCTGAAACAACTATGCGAAGACGAGAGCGAGCGTTTCCCCTTGGCGTCAAAGGCGGGAACCGAAGATTATAACATGGACGATTTGTTGAGTGGAGCTGATACACTAGAAGAAGCGCTGGCAATGCAATCAGAATTCCGTGAGATGATGGCAGTCGGAGGATTTGTGCTTCATAAATGGGCGTCTAACCATCCGGCGGTTCTGCAATCTGTTCCCAATTCAAGCGCTGAACAAGTGGTATTTTTTGAAGACGAGACGACTACGCGAGCATTAGGACTAACCTGGCAACCCCGTAACGATGTATTTATTACCAAACTACACGAGATTCAGTTTCACACTGGTCAGCCGACGAAACGATCGGTTTATTCGGACATAGCAAAATTATATGATCCATTAGGATTACTCGGTCCATTGATATTCTTGGCAAAGGTGAGACTGCAAAGGCTGTGGCACCTCAAAGTCGATTGGGATGAAATTCTGAACAACGAAGAAACTGTGTCCTGGGAGAGTTTCCGGAATCAAATCATCCATATGGGCGAAATTTCCATACCTCGCTGTGTGCTTCCGTACAATTCATCGCCACTAATTGAACTGCACGGTTTTTGCGATGCATCCGATCTGGGCTACGGTGCATGCGCTTACATTCGATCGATGGATGATAGACACGAATGTTCGGTTATTTTGCTTACCTCTAAGTCTCGAGATCCAACCCACCAAAACGCCAAACCGACTACCGCACGCCTTGAACTGTGTGGTGCGCTTGTACTTGCACGATTGATTTCTAATATAACGCAAAATTTGAGCATATCCTTTTCTAGAATTACCctctggtccgattccaccacCGTTCTATCTTGGATCAGGACCGACCCAGGCAGACTGAAAATCTTCGTCTGCAATCGCGTCATCGAAATCCAAAATTTGACGCACAACATGGAATGGAGATACGTCAACACTCTCGACAACCCTGCAGATGTCCTATCCCGGGGACTATTACCAAGTGAAATAAGAAGCTGTGAAAAATGGTGGAAAGGGCCACCGTTTCTGTGCAATGTCGACAAGCAATGGCCGTGTCAAGTCCAAAACACACCCGCAGAGCAGCTCCCGGAAACGAAAAATAGTATAATCAACCTCACAGTCACTGATCCTCCTGTACTGTTCCGGCTGTTCGAGATTGAAA AAGAGTCTCGCTTCACCGTGTTGCGCGTTGGTGGGAGAATCCGTCATGCCACTCTCCCTGTGGATCAGAAGCACCCCATGGTACTACCGCCTGGGCATCCGTTCACACTGGCCCTTATCAGATCGTACCACGTCGAAATGCTGCATGCTCCGCAGCAAATGTTACTTGCAGCTCTACGACGACGATTCTGGGTTCTACATGGTCGCAGTTCGGTACGACGAGTCATCCGCAAATGTGTCACCTGCTTTAAAGCGAAACCAGTTCCAATGCAACAGTTGATGGGCGATCTACCGAAATATCGGTTGGAAGGAAGCTACCCTTTCCTCAACACTGGGGTGGATTTTTGTGGGCCAATTTACATCCGTCAGCACAACAAGCGATCCACCGTCACCTACAAGGCATATGTAGCGGTGTTCGTATGCTTCGCGACCCGAGCGATACATTTGGAGCTTGTGGGAGATTTGACCGCCGACGCTTTTATAGCGGCACTTCAACGATTCATATCACGTAGGGGAAAATGCGCCAAACTTTTTTCCGATAACGGTCTTAACTTTGTCGGTAGTAAGAACAAGCTGAGAGAGATGTACAAGATGTTCCAGTCCCAGCAGCTGAAAACCGGGCTGCACAATTTTTGTGTCAAATCAGTGATCGAATGGCACATGATTCCACCTTCTGCCCCACACTTCGGCGGATTGTGGGAAGCCGGAGTACGTTCGGCCAAATACCACTTGAAGCGCATTACTGGAACTGCCAATATGACTTTCGAAGAGTACACTACTGTGCTCACTCGTATTGAAGCCCTCCTAAATTCACGACCCATCACTGCGTTATCAGAAGACCCTTGTGACGTCAGCCCTCTTACTCCTGGTCACTTTTTGGTGGGACGCCCCCTGACCGATATCGCAGAGCCTGATCTAACCGACCGTAAGCAGACCACTCTTTCTCGTTGGCAGCGTCATTCTCAGATGGTACAACATTTCTGGGCTCGTTGGTCGAACGATTACATCACGACATTGCAGCACCGGAACAAATGGACCAAATCGTTACCTGTGATCCCTGGACAACTAGTTATAATCCGAGAAGACAATCAGCCACCCATGGCCTGGAAGATCGGTAGGATCGAGCATGTATTCTTAGGTGCAGATGGATGGGTACGGGTAGCAGATGTGCAATCAGGAGGCAAGCTCGTTCGAAGGCCCATTACGAAGCTGTGCTTGATACCAATCGATGAAAACAACGTGCAGCCGGACAAAGGCCTCCATGAAGGCGATAACGACGACGAAAGATGA